The genomic DNA CATCGTGGCGCTGTCCGACGAGGGGATCCACGACCCCGCCACCATGCCGTTCTCCGTGCCCTGGACCGACTGGGAGCCGCCCTTCCGCCACCGCCAGACCATGCAGTGGTGGTGGCGCCAGCGGGCCGAGTGGACGCCCGAGAACTGGATCCTCGGCCTGATGGTCAGCGAGATCGGGCCCGACGGCGAGCGCACCCTCGTCGGCGCCCAAGACGTGCTGGCCGACGACTTCGGGCGTTCGCGGACGGTCACCACGGGCTCGTGGCTCGGCCGCGCCCACCAGGGCCGGGGCCTCGGCAAGGAGATGCGGTCGGCGGTCCTCCACCTCGCCTTCGCCGGCCTCGGCGCGGTCCGCGCCCAGACCTCCGCATGGCACGACAACGCCGCCTCCATCGGGGTCACCACCTCGCTCGGCTACCGGCCCAACGGCGACCACGTCCAGCTCCGCCGCGACGTCTACGACCGCCAGGTGGACTTCGTGCTCGATCGCGGGGACTGGGAGCGCCGGCGCCGCGACGATGTCGTCATCGAGGGCCTCGACGCCTGCGTCGGACTCTTCGGGGTGGGGGACGAGCC from Acidimicrobiales bacterium includes the following:
- a CDS encoding GNAT family N-acetyltransferase; this translates as MGHPYWPLFDLVIRTPRIELRPPADDDVVAIVALSDEGIHDPATMPFSVPWTDWEPPFRHRQTMQWWWRQRAEWTPENWILGLMVSEIGPDGERTLVGAQDVLADDFGRSRTVTTGSWLGRAHQGRGLGKEMRSAVLHLAFAGLGAVRAQTSAWHDNAASIGVTTSLGYRPNGDHVQLRRDVYDRQVDFVLDRGDWERRRRDDVVIEGLDACVGLFGVGDEPAS